The following DNA comes from Pseudophryne corroboree isolate aPseCor3 chromosome 8, aPseCor3.hap2, whole genome shotgun sequence.
ttccatatggatagggcagaattgaggactcgtccccagtttctccctaaggtggtatcagcttttcacttgaaccaactattgtagtgcctgcggctactagggacttggaggattccaagttactggacgtagtcagggccttgaaaatttatgtttccaggacggctagagtcaggagaactgactcactgtttatcctgtatgcacccagcaaactgggtgctcctgcttctaagcagactattgctcgctggatttgtagcacaattcagctggcgcattctgcggctggactaccgcagccaaaatctgtaaaagcccattccacaaggaaggtgggctcatcttgggcagctgcccgaggggtctcggctttccaactttgccgagctgcaacttggtcaggggcaaacacgtttgctaaattctacaaaattgataccctggctgaggaggacctggagttctctcattcggtgctgcagagtcatccgcactctcccgcccgtttgggagctttggtataatccccatggtccttactgagttcccagcatccactaggacgtcagagaaaataagattttactcaccggtaaatctatttctcgtagtccgtagtggatgctgggcgcccatcccaagtgcggattgtctgcaatacttgtatatagttattgcctaactaaagggttattgttgagccatctgttgagaggctcagttatattcatactgttaactgggtatagtatcacgagttatacggtgtgattggtgtggctggtatgagtcttacccgggattcaaaatcattccttattatgtcagctcatccgggcacagtgtcctaactgaggcttggaggagggtcatagtgggaggagccagtgcacaccaggtgacctaaagctttctttagttgtgcccagtctcctgcggagccgctattccccatggtccttacggagttcccagcatccactacggactacgagaaatagatttacctgtgagtaaaatcttatttttattttttttctcaaatCTTATATTTAATATATAACTCCTTTTCATACCTCTAAATCTAATTTCATGAGTTTTTAAAATTAATATTGTCTCAAACTTGGCACTGTATACATAAAAATGATAAAAGTAATTCTCATAATATCACATTTAATATCACAATCCATGCTCTGTAAAAAAAATTCtataaacattaaaaaataaataaataagcagctGGATATAATTAGCTCTCACTGTTCCATTCAGTGTTACAAGGTTTCCAAGCTCCACTCTGATGTTTAATAACTATCAGCTCAAGCTGGAGATTAATACTTTGTTAGTGGGCTACAACAAAACAATTCTTAAATAGTCTCTTGTCCAGAATGTATTTTGATACTCAAGAATCCATACTGCTTTAAAATACAGCGTTCTCTGCTTTCAAATTACTTGGTTTAGCATGCAAAATCTCAATGAGATTTTTCTTAGAGAGAATCAGTAAGTTAATGCACAGCAGCAGTAAGTAGATTATTCGTTaactgaaaaatatatattttgtgcacTCACAGGTACCAGGGGAAACACTGTAATTTTTCTGGTATTCCCACGTGTACCGGTGCGTGAACAAAAATCCAGGCGCAGCAGTTAATAGTTAGATCACCAGTTAATCAATAAATAGCTTAGAATTATACTAATCACCAGGCTATTATACAAGCTGCTCCCACTTAATAGCCTGGGGTTAAACTATACTAAATTTACAAACATAAAGTACTTAATAGAGAGCGCTTAAATTCCAATCACATTTATTACATATTAAAACGTAAATATAGataaaaataaatcacatttatatacataaattATGCATGTATGGCACTTTAAAAAGCTGTAAAACACTTCAATTGATGATAAACTGTATAGCTCCAAAGTGTTCTTAAAGTTCATAAGTGTATAGGCAGTCCATATCCATATGTTGTGTATCTTAATAGGCTAGTTTGGCCAGAATTACTTGatatccagttatttatatatcctaGGAATTCTTTGTGTATAAGGATATATACAATTGCTATAGCAAATTTGCTGTTATGAGTCCAGATATTTAAATGGATACAAAAGCTGCAGTCTTTAGATCCAAAATATCCTGATGTGTGCACTCACCAGGACCCGGTATTAACCATTCGCCGCTCTACTTCACTTTTATACTGCTGGCGTAGTATGCGGTTTAGACAAATTACAGTGACCGGTAAGGTCAGTGTAATGTTTTCACCTCACCTCGCCGCAGGCTGTAACGTGATGCTTCTTATTGAATGGAGCGGCCGGCGGCTGTAAACCGCAGGCTGTGTCTTTAACCGGAACAAAGCTGAATATGTGGTCTGTCTGCCCGGGCCAGGACAGACCAAATGTGGTAGAACAGCAACCGGCTGAAATCACCTGTCATAAGGCTGTGATGCGCCCGTGTATAGCTGGATATCTGGAGCAGGTGGAAACCAATAGTCCAAAGCACAGTTTATCAGCACCAGTGCCAATTTCCTTAACACGTTTCTCCGTTATGGCAttagaacggtttcatcagaaggtatgaaACCGTTCTAATgccataacggagaaacgcgttaaggaaatTGGCAGTCGTGCTGATACTGTCTTCTGTAACACTCTTTGATCTCTTCTCCCCCTCCCTCCACTTGCAGAGAATACAGTACGCAAAGTCGGACTCTGACATCATTGCCAAAATGAAAGGTACTTTTGTAGAGCGAGACCGTAAGAGGCAGGAGAAGAGGAAGGTGAAGGCACCAGAGCCAGCAGCTGTCAAGAAACCTGTTCCAGGCGTACCTTTGGTGCAAGGCTTACCAGGGCAAATGCCAGTAAGTTTGTGCCTCCATAGATTGATTTCTCCCCTGTCTACATACTATATCTTACAAGTGTTCTTTGACTTCAGGGAATGCAGAATATTCATGGAATGACCCAGGCTCCACGTATGATGCATATGGCTGGTCAGACACCATATATGCACCACCCGGGCATGATGCCACCTCCAGGAATGGCTCCAGGACAGATGCCACCTGGTGGCATGCcccatggacagatgatgccaggaCAGCTTGCACCCATGCAGCCAGTAAGTGATGCTACAATAAACACACAAGGCACAGAGAAGCCAAATTGTATTTCATGCCTCACTCTTGTCCACCTGCTTGGACAAATGGGTCTGTAGAACTTGTAGCGGTCAATCTTTGAAGAATCCCTTCCTATGCAGTGCTTTTTGTGTATTAGTTATGCTTGTCATAATAGATGTGACTTCTATGTGTGTGTTTTAAAATACTGTATTGATAGCTTATCTTTGCGTGCTAATAAACTAACATCCACATTGTATCTCGCCCTTCAGATTTCTGAAAACCCACCAAACCATATTCTCTTCCTGACCAACCTCCCAGAAGAGACCAACGAGTTAATGTTGTCTATGCTCTTTAACCAGTGAGTATCTCAAGACTCTTCCCTGATGTTATGTTTGGTGACCAATAGCATTAAATCTTTTGAAAGCCTGTTATATTTGTCTTTTTGATCCACTTGACACGTCTTATGCCTCCTAATCTCCTTCAGGTTCCCTGGCTTCAAGGAGGTCCGTCTAGTTCCTGGACGTCACGATATTGCTTTTGTGGAGTTTGACAATGAAGTACAGGCTGGCGCTGCCAGAGACTCTCTACAAGGGTTCAAGATTACGCAGAGCAACTCCATGAAGATTTCATTTGCTAAGAAGTAGTCTAAAGTGTTTTGGGAAATCTCTCTCAAGCTTCCGTTGGTCGTCTGGCTTTCAGAAAAACTCCAACTCGTTATATGGTTGGTTGAGTTAAATACTGTTCAGACTCTTAACTGATTTTTAAGTTTATTGCTCTTTCATCCAGCCTACTAAGTGGGTGAGTATGGAatggtttattttatatttttgtaaTGTTATGAGCATGTTGAAAGCATTGCACCCAGAGTCTGCCTGCCAGACATTGTACCTGGAGCTTTTGAATAAAATCTTTTTCCattgatttattttttttgggCTTATTGAGTTAAGAACAATGCAATCTTTTGGGGCCTTCTATCCAGTATATAATACCATAAGTTTTGAGATACaaatatggtttaaaaaaaaaaaaaaaaaaagaaggtaggttagatgggccaagtagtcttTATCTGCCGTCAAACTCTGTTTCTATGTAACCATTAATACAAGCAGTCTTGCATAAGAGCTGCAAATTACAATTTCTTcttcgtccactagggggcacaggagcaTTACACTGGGTACATAGGTAACAACTTCTCGTGGCAGATTGGAATTTAAGGAGGTATTTTGCTGGAGGCTTCACGTCTAATACCCTTGGTGCTGCCCCTGCTTGTCCGCGTGTAATAAATGCAGTCACCGTAACATGTACATTTCATAAATGTGTCAGCTTGTGTTGTCAGTTTAGTGAC
Coding sequences within:
- the SNRPA gene encoding U1 small nuclear ribonucleoprotein A, translating into MAIQETRPNNTIYINNLNEKIKKDELKKSLYAIFSQFGQILDILVSRNLKMRGQAFVIFKEVSSATNALRSMQGFPFYDKPMRIQYAKSDSDIIAKMKGTFVERDRKRQEKRKVKAPEPAAVKKPVPGVPLVQGLPGQMPGMQNIHGMTQAPRMMHMAGQTPYMHHPGMMPPPGMAPGQMPPGGMPHGQMMPGQLAPMQPISENPPNHILFLTNLPEETNELMLSMLFNQFPGFKEVRLVPGRHDIAFVEFDNEVQAGAARDSLQGFKITQSNSMKISFAKK